In a single window of the Metopolophium dirhodum isolate CAU chromosome 2, ASM1992520v1, whole genome shotgun sequence genome:
- the LOC132938782 gene encoding craniofacial development protein 2-like produces MKTVTDQIQKYKLPVVALQELRWPGNGNVKSENYIIFYSGSENEEYFWDIVIINCYAPTEQENNDIKCEFYEELERIYDTQPRNCIKILMGDFNFQIGRESLYRPTIGLESSYLISNNNGMRVINFAKRPKDLVVSSTFFPRNDIFKHAWISLDAKTKNQIDHVIINRRREADGDSDHYLVITNLVFKLSVSWKKKKQHKPRTKKFSADKAKNPAEVEAYQINLADILDRESVPQNDIEEIWVNIIESVNETAENLQVLGLKKNNKWFNTECHEVIRERNLCRINTLQNATQENIHAYQNARSQATKRLEWAGHVWRAEETIIQKVLINNPTGKRLRGRPLQRWRNRVNADIRMVDGAATFETSIDRDRWRGLVEAVKGLYGP; encoded by the exons ATGAAAACTGTTACAGACCAGATACAAAAGTACAAACTACCAGTAGTAGCACTACAAGAACTACGGTGGCCTGGCAATGGCAATGTAAAATctgaaaattacattattttctatAGTGGATCGGAGAATG aagaGTATTTCTGGGATATTGTGATAATAAACTGCTATGCTCCAACTGAGCAAGAAAACAACGACATAAAATGTGAATTCTACGAAGAACTAGAAAGAATATATGACACCCAACCTAGAAACTGCATAAAAATACTAATGGGGGATTTCAACTTCCAAATCGGACGAGAGTCTTTGTATAGACCTACAATAGGACTGGAAAGTTCGTACTTAATATCGAATAATAATGGCATGAGAGTAATCAATTTTGCAAAAAGACCTAAGGACCTGGTAGTAAGTAGCACGTTTTTCCCaagaaatgatatttttaagcaCGCATGGATATCTCTGGATGCAAAAACTAAGAACCAAATCGACCACGTTATAATTAATAGAAGACGGGAAGCAGATGGTGACTCCGATCACTATCTAGTAATCACGAACCTCGTGTTTAAGTTGTCAGTGAGCTGGAAGAAGAAAAAACAACATAAGCCAAGAACTAAAAAATTCAGCGCCGATAAAGCAAAAAACCCAGCAGAAGTCGAAGCATACCAAATTAATTTGGCTGACATACTTGATAGAGAAAGTGTGCCACAGAATGACATTGAAGAAATATGGGTAAATATCATAGAATCAGTGAATGAAACCGCAGAAAACTTACAAGTCTTGGGATTGAAGAAAAATAACAAGTGGTTTAATACAGAATGTCACGAAGTAATCAGGGAGCGCAACTTATGCAGGATTAACACGTTACAAAATGCTACACAGGAGAACATACATGCCTATCAAAATGCAAGGTCTCAAGCaa CCAAGCGTCTGGAATGGGCCGGTCATGTGTGGCGAGCTGAGGAAACCATAATTCAAAAAGTGCTGATTAATAACCCAACTGGCAAGCGTCTCAGGGGAAGACCTCTTCAACGATGGCGGAATAGAGTCAATGCAGATATAAGAATGGTGGACGGAGCAGCAACTTTCGAGACTTCAATTGATCGTGACAGGTGGAGAGGTTTAGTAGAAGCTGTAAAAGGCCTTTATGGCCCAtaa